The following coding sequences lie in one Maribacter forsetii DSM 18668 genomic window:
- a CDS encoding DEAD/DEAH box helicase translates to MIKIPQLLLEVWSKTGNKNRIEQLVEEATEINPTLVSSKRGSVVLNFNKEDYYFTSNKTNIPEEYNYVLFTSSNPTLGRLISGDTKIKKWLKHPKSKILTNDQVINSWKDNFHFKEENLAHGINGLRIPQISALYASLSHLRVSDKSGVVVMPTGTGKTETMLSLLIANKCKKVIVTVPSDALRTQIFNKFKTLGLLKQFGIIAERVSYPKVGILRQKFTDLKELEHFFNNSNVIVTSMNIVATSPIAHQTKIAELCTHIFIDEAHHIKASSWDLFRKRFDEDKVLMFTATPFRNDQKRLDGKIIFNFPLAKAQEQGYFKKIDFIPVREYDSEKADNLIADKAIERLRLDIKNGYNHILMARCSTKDRAKSIFEIYKKQSDLNPVVIHSETLDKKTVLQDIVLKKHRIIVAVDMLGEGFDLPELKVAAFHDIRKSLPITLQFAGRFTRTKYDEELGDASFIANLADISVKNQLAELYAQDADWNLLLSSLSTGEIDDEIAYEEFITGFKNLGDTTISLQNIRTPLSAVVYKNHTDSWFPSNFKVGMTNFDESDYRFSDINTEQNVLVIVTAQKKNVDWGNFKEIYELQWSITIAFWDSKNNLLFIYSSDKSASKDLAEAIIGKDAEQINEINIFRAFHGLQRVSLQNVGLKEFLGKNIRFRMSVGTDVEQALSIAEKERGQKAFVFGVGYVEGEKVSLGCSYKGKIWSKLRGGLKEYTEWCKEVGKKLIDEKIDPNQVLKETLMPKSISIRPKGIFPVWIDWDEEMYSHSEIKYKFLIDGKKYDLSNCELKITKATEDEALYFQLETIDKTIDLEIKLNEKSIESNTIYDYEIIKISADTVIVEYGTNRVNLSRFLYKYVPTIWFADGSALTGNYYVELSQMINPFSIDKLIPWNWKGIDLSKEAQGIDPKLSNSIQYKVIEELKKEDFDIIYDDDYSGEIADVIAIKQLPDKIKVNFYHLKYAKEGKVNKSIGNFYEVCGQAQKSIHWKHKSGIEFFEHLLRREVKRRKGKQCSRIEKGTRDDLIKLLSIAKKRISMDFEIFIVQPSLSKSSTSSSILTLLGVTENYIKEFADINLNVITSY, encoded by the coding sequence ATGATTAAAATACCACAACTCTTGTTAGAAGTATGGAGTAAAACTGGGAACAAAAATCGAATCGAACAATTAGTTGAGGAAGCAACAGAAATAAATCCAACATTAGTTAGTTCTAAAAGAGGAAGTGTGGTTTTGAACTTTAATAAAGAAGATTACTATTTCACAAGTAATAAAACCAATATTCCAGAGGAATATAACTATGTCTTGTTCACATCAAGCAATCCCACTTTAGGAAGACTAATTTCAGGTGATACTAAAATTAAAAAGTGGTTAAAACATCCTAAAAGTAAAATACTGACAAACGACCAAGTTATTAATTCTTGGAAAGACAACTTTCATTTCAAAGAAGAAAATTTGGCCCATGGTATAAATGGCTTAAGAATCCCACAAATATCTGCTTTATATGCCAGTCTTAGTCATTTAAGAGTTTCCGACAAAAGTGGTGTAGTTGTAATGCCAACAGGTACGGGAAAGACTGAAACGATGTTATCATTATTGATAGCTAATAAATGTAAAAAAGTCATTGTTACGGTACCATCAGATGCGTTAAGAACACAGATATTCAATAAATTCAAAACTTTGGGGCTATTAAAACAATTTGGGATAATTGCAGAAAGAGTTTCTTATCCAAAAGTTGGGATTTTAAGACAAAAGTTTACCGATTTAAAAGAATTAGAACATTTTTTCAATAATAGTAATGTAATAGTTACCTCGATGAATATTGTTGCTACTAGTCCAATAGCTCATCAAACTAAAATTGCTGAATTATGTACACACATCTTTATTGATGAAGCACATCATATAAAAGCATCATCTTGGGACTTATTCAGAAAACGATTTGATGAAGATAAAGTTTTGATGTTTACGGCTACACCTTTTCGTAATGACCAAAAACGATTAGATGGAAAAATAATTTTCAATTTTCCGTTAGCAAAAGCACAAGAACAAGGCTACTTTAAGAAAATTGATTTTATACCGGTTAGAGAATATGATTCGGAAAAAGCAGATAATTTAATTGCCGATAAAGCTATTGAAAGGCTACGCCTAGATATCAAAAATGGATATAATCATATTTTAATGGCTAGATGCAGCACGAAAGACCGTGCGAAATCAATATTTGAAATTTATAAAAAACAATCTGACCTTAATCCAGTAGTAATTCATTCAGAAACTTTAGATAAGAAAACTGTTTTACAAGATATTGTCTTAAAAAAGCATAGAATAATTGTGGCAGTTGATATGTTAGGAGAAGGGTTTGATTTACCAGAATTAAAAGTGGCAGCGTTCCACGATATTCGAAAAAGTTTACCAATAACATTACAATTTGCTGGTAGATTTACAAGAACCAAATATGATGAAGAATTGGGAGATGCATCATTTATTGCAAATTTGGCAGATATTAGTGTAAAGAATCAATTGGCCGAACTATACGCTCAAGATGCAGATTGGAATTTACTACTATCTTCTTTAAGTACTGGAGAAATTGATGATGAGATTGCTTATGAAGAATTCATTACTGGTTTTAAAAATCTGGGAGACACAACTATTTCTCTACAGAATATACGCACTCCACTAAGCGCTGTAGTTTATAAAAATCACACAGATTCTTGGTTTCCAAGCAACTTCAAGGTTGGAATGACCAATTTTGACGAAAGTGATTATAGGTTTTCTGACATCAATACAGAGCAAAACGTTTTAGTAATAGTAACAGCTCAAAAAAAGAATGTTGATTGGGGAAATTTCAAGGAAATTTATGAATTGCAATGGAGTATTACTATTGCTTTTTGGGATTCAAAAAACAACTTATTGTTTATCTATAGCTCTGACAAAAGCGCGAGTAAAGATTTAGCAGAAGCTATTATTGGAAAAGATGCAGAACAGATAAATGAAATAAATATATTCAGAGCCTTTCATGGACTACAAAGAGTTTCATTGCAAAATGTTGGCCTAAAAGAGTTTTTAGGAAAGAATATTCGCTTTAGAATGAGTGTTGGTACAGATGTAGAACAAGCATTGAGTATAGCCGAAAAAGAACGAGGTCAGAAAGCTTTTGTTTTTGGAGTTGGGTATGTCGAGGGAGAAAAAGTCTCTTTAGGGTGTTCTTATAAAGGTAAAATATGGAGTAAATTAAGAGGAGGATTAAAAGAATATACTGAATGGTGCAAAGAGGTTGGAAAAAAACTTATTGATGAAAAGATAGACCCCAATCAAGTTTTGAAAGAAACTCTTATGCCAAAATCAATTTCTATCAGACCAAAAGGGATTTTTCCTGTTTGGATAGATTGGGATGAAGAAATGTACAGCCATTCTGAAATAAAATACAAGTTTTTAATTGACGGAAAGAAATATGATTTATCAAATTGTGAATTAAAAATAACAAAAGCTACCGAAGATGAAGCACTATATTTTCAGTTGGAAACAATAGATAAAACAATTGATTTAGAGATTAAATTAAATGAAAAATCAATTGAAAGTAATACAATATATGACTACGAAATAATCAAAATTTCCGCAGATACAGTTATTGTAGAATATGGTACTAATAGAGTTAACTTAAGTCGTTTTTTATACAAATATGTGCCTACAATATGGTTTGCTGATGGTTCCGCTCTTACTGGAAATTATTATGTGGAATTAAGTCAAATGATTAACCCTTTTTCTATTGATAAATTAATTCCTTGGAATTGGAAAGGAATAGATTTAAGCAAAGAAGCACAAGGCATAGACCCAAAACTATCCAACTCTATTCAATATAAAGTAATTGAAGAATTAAAAAAAGAGGACTTCGATATAATATATGATGACGATTATTCAGGAGAAATTGCAGATGTGATAGCTATCAAGCAATTACCAGACAAGATAAAAGTCAATTTCTATCATTTAAAATATGCCAAGGAAGGAAAAGTTAATAAGAGCATTGGTAATTTTTATGAAGTTTGTGGTCAAGCCCAAAAGTCAATACATTGGAAACATAAAAGTGGGATAGAATTTTTTGAACATCTGCTTAGACGTGAAGTCAAAAGACGAAAAGGTAAACAATGCTCTAGAATTGAGAAAGGCACTAGGGATGATTTAATAAAATTATTGTCTATAGCAAAGAAAAGAATATCCATGGATTTTGAAATTTTTATAGTTCAACCAAGTCTTTCGAAATCATCAACTTCAAGTAGTATCCTGACCCTATTAGGGGTCACAGAAAATTATATTAAGGAATTTGCAGACATCAATTTAAACGTAATAACTAGTTACTGA
- a CDS encoding AAA family ATPase, translating to MNQFKLLCIIPLNGCAEKFRKNLIIGEAYKFKDDFIVELDADKSKITKVLKDEKKSIDSLYDLKNGITVEVSALVGLNGSGKSALIELLYYLIYTMSIYNSKKSLLTEHSELINQQIKRAQKDAQKLYDSKRKIRPIELFKILNDHNLSLNKKELAGITDGQTLLKNIIKNRLEYLHGQEQDDLKIERSIRDELSVALVYETSEGIYSISFSNKELNCHKYKPNGELEKLKNFFFDPFFYSICLNYSHHSLNSEVLGNWINSLFHKNDGYATPVVINPMRDNGNFNINRELHLSNERVMSNLTFEIAKKPEVILLDKYYLKKFLLFAKKDFILITCDSFEDENRDLKKSKTKLYTKKDFDRLKSVVFVRSKLGTEYLTRFTNYQDFALGYIEKKIEKIKNNYSDLFLDKKLNHNHNKFMAFLRNDTSHITKKLRQTINFIKYTNNPSSIWNEKNHYSYAEFDMSKFRIWLAECNPNYKNLSASALMEFALPGFFNIDFDLSIKNNSNIKPIRLSELSSGEQQMIFNINTITYHLYNLQSVHSDEVDKTKGKENDENKVIRLPYKNISIILDEIEIYYHPDMQRELTSNILSALENIKENGEIGIESIHIIFLTHSPFILSDIPSSNILRLNNGKAKTIEQQTFGANIHDLLANDFFLKKGFMGEFAKEKIKEIIEIMKDVQDKKYGLHKLDSLKQKCKNIIDIVGEPILYMSLMDLYVETFKDSKNEFIDNQIEKLEKLRDDSHTHK from the coding sequence ATGAATCAATTTAAACTTCTCTGTATTATTCCTTTAAATGGTTGTGCTGAAAAATTCCGAAAAAACTTAATTATTGGAGAAGCCTACAAGTTTAAAGACGATTTTATAGTAGAGTTAGATGCTGATAAAAGTAAAATTACCAAGGTTTTAAAAGATGAGAAAAAAAGCATAGATAGTCTATACGATTTAAAGAATGGAATTACTGTAGAAGTTTCTGCTTTAGTTGGATTAAATGGTTCTGGAAAAAGTGCTTTAATCGAACTCTTATACTATTTGATTTATACTATGAGTATATATAATAGTAAAAAATCATTGTTGACAGAACATTCAGAACTCATCAATCAACAGATTAAAAGAGCTCAAAAAGATGCACAAAAGTTATATGACTCAAAACGAAAAATTAGGCCTATAGAACTATTTAAGATTCTAAACGACCATAATCTTAGTTTAAATAAAAAGGAGTTAGCAGGTATAACAGACGGTCAAACTTTATTAAAAAACATAATTAAAAACCGCCTAGAATACTTACATGGTCAAGAACAAGATGATTTAAAAATTGAACGCTCTATTAGAGATGAGCTCTCTGTAGCTTTGGTTTATGAAACTTCTGAAGGAATTTATTCAATAAGTTTTTCTAACAAAGAACTAAACTGCCATAAATACAAACCTAATGGAGAGTTGGAAAAGTTAAAGAACTTCTTTTTTGACCCTTTTTTCTATTCTATTTGTCTCAATTATTCACATCATTCATTGAATTCAGAAGTTCTGGGTAATTGGATAAATAGTTTATTTCATAAAAATGATGGATATGCTACACCTGTAGTTATTAACCCGATGCGGGACAATGGTAATTTTAATATTAATAGAGAATTGCACCTTTCTAATGAAAGAGTAATGTCAAATTTAACGTTTGAAATAGCAAAAAAACCAGAAGTTATTTTACTAGACAAATACTATTTGAAAAAATTCTTATTATTTGCTAAAAAGGATTTTATTCTGATAACGTGTGATAGTTTTGAAGATGAAAACAGAGATTTAAAAAAATCAAAAACAAAATTATACACAAAAAAAGATTTTGATAGACTAAAATCAGTAGTTTTTGTGAGGTCTAAACTAGGTACTGAGTATCTAACTAGATTTACAAATTATCAGGATTTTGCTCTAGGTTATATAGAAAAGAAAATAGAAAAAATAAAGAATAATTATTCTGATTTATTTCTTGACAAAAAATTAAATCATAATCACAATAAGTTCATGGCTTTTTTAAGAAATGACACGAGCCATATAACAAAGAAACTTAGACAGACCATTAATTTTATTAAGTACACAAATAACCCTTCATCAATATGGAATGAAAAAAATCATTATTCTTATGCAGAGTTTGATATGTCAAAATTTAGGATTTGGCTAGCAGAATGTAACCCAAACTATAAGAATTTGAGTGCCTCAGCTTTAATGGAATTTGCATTACCTGGATTTTTTAATATTGATTTCGACTTATCTATAAAAAACAACTCAAACATTAAGCCCATACGCCTTAGTGAATTGAGTTCTGGTGAGCAACAGATGATATTTAATATCAATACAATTACCTACCATTTATACAATTTACAATCTGTTCATTCTGATGAAGTTGATAAAACTAAGGGTAAAGAAAATGATGAAAACAAAGTTATAAGGTTGCCGTATAAAAATATTTCTATCATTCTAGATGAAATCGAAATCTACTATCATCCAGATATGCAAAGAGAGTTAACCTCAAATATTTTAAGTGCTTTAGAAAATATAAAAGAGAATGGAGAAATCGGTATTGAATCAATACATATTATTTTTCTAACACATTCCCCTTTTATTTTATCAGATATTCCATCTTCAAATATTTTAAGATTAAATAACGGAAAGGCTAAAACTATTGAGCAACAGACATTTGGAGCAAATATACATGACTTGCTAGCTAACGATTTTTTCTTGAAAAAAGGTTTCATGGGTGAGTTTGCTAAGGAAAAAATCAAGGAAATTATTGAAATAATGAAAGATGTTCAGGACAAAAAATATGGGTTACACAAATTGGATAGTCTTAAACAAAAATGTAAAAACATAATTGATATTGTTGGCGAGCCAATTTTATATATGAGTTTGATGGATTTATATGTTGAAACATTTAAAGATTCAAAAAATGAATTTATTGATAATCAAATAGAAAAACTAGAGAAGTTAAGAGATGATAGCCATACACATAAATAA
- a CDS encoding HNH endonuclease: MIAIHINKILAVQALFLKDIATQREKAIDKLNALNAKTVDIIDKAYLESIILLFEDNTDILLWDSDKIDSNRGVIANVPLITKTYKNGTTKQVKSPIKNSILVALDYKNLRSSFYPKYFKEIGIKSCVYCNSQLSITAVKSKGGFSAKFDVDHYHSKDDYPFLSISLFNLYPACSSCNRAKSNNKIEFELYTNDVSRTIKSNYRFELSPYSKSKYLTTRDAEDIVFTFSEPSYTVVGAKNFNEIFHIEGIYETQNDLIEELIIKSQIYNRSYLKTLKLNFDKLSLHPELFKRTLVGNYTEDRDIHKRPMSKLVMDISKDLDLI, translated from the coding sequence ATGATAGCCATACACATAAATAAAATTTTAGCAGTTCAAGCACTTTTTCTAAAGGATATAGCAACCCAAAGAGAAAAAGCTATTGATAAATTAAATGCTTTGAATGCCAAAACGGTTGATATTATTGATAAGGCTTATTTAGAAAGTATCATTTTATTATTTGAAGATAATACCGATATTTTACTTTGGGATTCTGACAAAATAGATAGTAATAGAGGTGTTATTGCTAATGTACCTCTAATCACTAAAACTTATAAAAATGGAACTACCAAACAAGTAAAGAGCCCAATAAAGAACTCTATATTGGTAGCCTTGGATTATAAAAATCTTAGAAGTTCTTTTTATCCAAAATATTTTAAAGAAATAGGTATAAAGTCTTGCGTTTATTGTAATTCACAATTATCGATTACAGCTGTGAAATCTAAAGGTGGTTTTTCTGCTAAATTTGATGTAGACCACTACCATTCAAAAGACGATTATCCCTTTTTAAGCATTAGTCTATTTAACTTATATCCAGCATGTTCTTCATGTAATAGAGCTAAGAGTAATAATAAAATTGAATTTGAATTATATACAAATGATGTAAGTAGGACTATTAAATCAAATTATAGGTTTGAATTAAGTCCTTACTCAAAATCCAAATACCTAACAACAAGAGATGCAGAGGACATAGTCTTTACTTTTAGTGAACCCAGTTATACTGTGGTTGGGGCCAAAAATTTCAATGAAATATTTCATATTGAAGGTATATATGAAACTCAAAATGATTTAATTGAAGAATTAATTATTAAAAGTCAGATATATAATAGGTCATATTTGAAAACTTTGAAACTCAATTTTGATAAACTTTCTTTACATCCAGAATTGTTTAAAAGAACTTTAGTTGGTAATTACACAGAAGATAGGGATATACATAAAAGACCTATGAGTAAGTTAGTAATGGATATTAGTAAAGATTTAGATTTAATTTAA
- a CDS encoding phospholipase D-like domain-containing protein, with protein sequence MILSNNTKSNHLSTIIKCFEKSDEVWLASAFLKMSGLKLILPAIKKHIKADKPINIIAGQNFGLTEPEALKSIFYLFKNNINANLFLDKADDKTNVFHPKLFLFKHNGKGFIISGSANITKGGLTTNEEVSLVSKTKTSSKDWKASIKYFKSITAADKANPISLMLIKRYEQFYNDQRSARKDQKAAPDKRESDYAFDYKKLKKRLKKYRTAQSKADFKQRERNYKEAKKLLNEIADSKRLTQDRFEDIIDLLVGAAGQKALWQSGSLLRLRHDVYDCKNEFRNLVQFIKGNQKALPSKVFVQAKELVQQVHGARVNYVTEIMMTFQPNRYANLNSNPITVLKKEAGVYYKAHSDSFNGQNYQDYCLLIEEICNQLNLKNMLEVDSFFNEIYWLLKQESKEYNT encoded by the coding sequence ATGATTCTATCAAATAACACTAAATCAAATCATCTTTCTACTATCATTAAATGTTTTGAAAAATCAGACGAAGTTTGGTTAGCATCTGCGTTTTTAAAAATGTCTGGTCTAAAACTAATATTGCCAGCGATAAAAAAGCATATAAAAGCTGATAAACCTATAAATATAATAGCAGGTCAAAATTTTGGTTTAACAGAACCTGAGGCTTTAAAAAGTATTTTTTACTTATTCAAAAATAATATAAATGCGAATCTGTTTTTAGATAAGGCAGACGATAAAACTAACGTTTTTCATCCTAAACTATTTCTTTTTAAACATAATGGTAAAGGTTTTATAATTTCTGGCTCAGCTAACATTACTAAAGGGGGATTAACAACCAATGAAGAAGTTTCATTGGTTAGCAAAACCAAAACGTCTAGTAAAGACTGGAAAGCTTCAATAAAGTATTTTAAAAGTATTACCGCAGCAGATAAAGCAAATCCAATAAGTTTGATGCTAATAAAAAGATACGAGCAGTTCTATAATGACCAACGTAGTGCTAGAAAAGACCAAAAAGCAGCACCAGACAAAAGAGAGTCTGACTATGCTTTTGATTATAAAAAGCTTAAAAAGCGATTAAAAAAATATAGGACAGCACAAAGTAAAGCAGATTTTAAGCAGCGAGAAAGAAATTATAAAGAAGCAAAAAAACTATTGAATGAAATTGCTGATAGCAAAAGATTGACCCAAGATAGATTTGAGGATATTATAGACTTACTTGTTGGAGCAGCAGGGCAAAAGGCTTTGTGGCAAAGTGGAAGCCTTTTACGTTTAAGGCATGACGTTTATGATTGTAAAAACGAATTCAGAAACTTAGTTCAATTCATCAAAGGAAATCAGAAGGCATTACCAAGTAAAGTTTTTGTACAAGCAAAAGAATTGGTACAGCAAGTACATGGAGCTAGGGTTAACTACGTAACTGAGATAATGATGACTTTTCAACCAAACAGGTATGCAAACCTTAATTCAAATCCTATAACTGTATTAAAAAAAGAAGCTGGGGTTTATTATAAAGCACATAGTGATTCATTTAATGGACAAAACTATCAAGACTATTGCTTATTAATTGAAGAAATATGTAATCAATTGAATCTAAAAAACATGCTAGAAGTAGATAGTTTTTTTAATGAAATTTATTGGTTGTTAAAACAGGAAAGTAAGGAATACAACACATAA
- a CDS encoding CPBP family glutamic-type intramembrane protease — protein MTTKKINFLKKYEIWVFLTLAPLLNFAITFAKSRGLIEFFPYTNGRFYALFFLLVFIVKITKGNEGIKNLFRPMAVWKIHPKWYLFSLLFAFTIGLITLSIKAIYHNDISFLQFELYIPTLKFTLFLLSWAFLGEVVWIGYAVRVLSKKINPFLATQIIGFVWSLWWLPSVYINVGVIEDLPVWPLFLNMMGAAGMCAIVYSKTKSGICVLVIQSMLNMSLVLLPISPDAGDYTYTIFAVLYFLIMLVFMYFMPLKIHSEPKKVS, from the coding sequence ATGACCACAAAAAAGATCAACTTTTTAAAAAAGTACGAAATCTGGGTGTTTTTAACCCTGGCACCATTGTTGAATTTTGCTATAACCTTTGCAAAGAGTAGGGGGCTTATAGAGTTTTTCCCATATACCAACGGTAGGTTTTATGCACTGTTTTTCTTGTTAGTATTCATAGTGAAAATTACCAAGGGCAATGAAGGTATCAAGAATTTATTCAGACCTATGGCTGTGTGGAAAATTCACCCAAAATGGTATTTATTTAGTTTGCTCTTTGCTTTTACCATAGGGCTCATCACCTTATCGATCAAAGCCATATACCATAACGATATATCTTTTCTTCAGTTCGAATTATATATACCTACTTTAAAATTCACTTTGTTCTTGTTGTCATGGGCATTCTTGGGTGAGGTGGTCTGGATTGGGTATGCCGTGCGTGTACTGTCAAAGAAAATAAATCCGTTTTTGGCAACTCAGATTATTGGTTTTGTATGGTCTTTATGGTGGTTGCCGTCTGTTTATATCAATGTGGGGGTTATAGAAGATCTACCAGTGTGGCCCTTATTCTTGAATATGATGGGCGCAGCAGGTATGTGTGCCATAGTGTATTCAAAAACTAAAAGCGGAATTTGTGTTTTGGTGATACAATCTATGTTGAACATGTCTTTGGTATTATTACCAATTTCTCCAGATGCCGGTGATTATACGTATACCATATTTGCCGTATTATATTTTCTGATCATGTTGGTGTTTATGTATTTCATGCCGCTTAAAATTCACTCAGAACCTAAAAAAGTTTCTTAA
- a CDS encoding class I SAM-dependent methyltransferase — translation MKKQIKEFTGAILMQLQRKKAESLIKKGISFNVGNELNLNERLMRAALLKQAEKNEDFNLLADYHKNFWEQTGRKYFSEKESVLNDFFLPHCLPVFEMLKKLLKASPEKYHTMIEIGTGNGEVLEYLSRQFPQIEKFIGIDLSSDQIEFNTKKYQQYPNIDFVASDGAEWIRKNGTDNMIILTSGGVLEYFTQQQLNQLFSYLNHLKDIIFIAIEPKGVDVDFTKNPNSQPYGIERSFSHNYTQLFEETGFSLWYQSVIEGVQKEADFEVFGAINL, via the coding sequence ATGAAAAAGCAAATTAAAGAATTTACAGGTGCAATTTTAATGCAGTTGCAACGTAAAAAAGCTGAATCTCTAATAAAAAAAGGAATCAGTTTTAATGTAGGTAACGAACTGAATTTAAATGAGCGGCTAATGCGTGCAGCACTTTTAAAACAAGCGGAGAAAAATGAAGATTTCAATCTACTTGCCGACTATCATAAAAACTTTTGGGAGCAAACCGGCAGAAAATATTTTTCGGAGAAAGAGAGTGTATTAAACGATTTCTTTTTGCCACATTGCTTACCTGTATTTGAAATGCTTAAAAAGCTTCTTAAAGCCAGTCCAGAAAAATACCATACCATGATAGAAATAGGTACAGGTAACGGTGAGGTTCTGGAGTATTTGAGTAGACAGTTTCCGCAAATAGAAAAATTCATTGGTATAGATTTAAGTTCTGATCAAATTGAATTTAACACAAAAAAATACCAGCAATATCCAAATATTGACTTTGTAGCCTCCGATGGTGCTGAATGGATTAGGAAAAACGGAACGGACAATATGATCATTTTAACTTCGGGTGGTGTTTTAGAGTATTTTACACAACAACAGTTAAATCAACTGTTCAGCTATTTAAACCATTTGAAAGACATTATTTTCATAGCAATCGAGCCAAAAGGGGTAGATGTTGATTTTACTAAAAATCCAAACTCGCAACCCTATGGAATAGAGCGGTCATTCTCTCATAACTACACGCAGCTTTTTGAAGAAACAGGATTTAGCTTATGGTATCAATCTGTGATTGAAGGGGTGCAAAAAGAAGCCGATTTTGAAGTGTTCGGCGCCATAAATCTATAG